A part of Eremothecium sinecaudum strain ATCC 58844 chromosome VII, complete sequence genomic DNA contains:
- the PDS5 gene encoding sister chromatid cohesion factor PDS5 (Syntenic homolog of Ashbya gossypii AGL076W; Syntenic homolog of Saccharomyces cerevisiae YMR076C (PDS5)), with translation MTKNLPRLSFNKNIISSVNDTLSSNELLARLGTLHDELSLFEQGQLAIDSLSRYKSDLISKKLLKSKDPGVQAFVACCLSDLLRLYAPDAPYTDAELCEIFKLFINQFKMLSDAENGYYVQQTYLITRLLEFRSIVLVTDLSSSPKLIEDIFAVFYDKEHNSFQPKLTKIIGCLLGEILSECESVPMSVLRNIFNKFLTHDLGDKLNPLKSTIKDPAFEFSLTICQSYSNRLGRHFTKFYSEILYGITNSEQNRETGQSGVIQSTLDAGFKTLTKLHKLTANIWQHVPELLSSVVGFVYQELCSDNIPLRIGATRLVANILAIPSEVNFVTQYNDTYKAWLLKIADINSTVRSEWVNGIPDIINARTDISEDICKGIIKTLLDVNETVRLNTVEIFQDMPIKNFWNFIKDATIYTELLQLTREKNKNIRENCIKVVARIYTESVDEIERNRENEELWEVVDKTPCVLFNLYYINDPNITFQTDTVIFEKLFPLQPNDGLRVKRLLLLLSHFDQKAFSSFFAYNKRQVQMSNVLNKFIELCEVINSPDSNEESKLKLNKTIDWFVATLPTQIDCKAIFEKFLELNDKRIHHLIKTCIKRDVNYSTMKNSMVELITRLKDEELFKKRNVKIGSSFTRDTFQSVFKILIYRSAPLIYNVSTVPLLLDNNRNSTTLDLKRKLVEHISEVNPTIFRDQLVSLKEIVKRLDDTDILPGETMTVSEALKTIYKISISLTDIVDMDDEFFITRLKELAVDGTPDEAKYALKLISLTSNKTEILTSIKKQILPLAIEDCKNFPSHILVLAEIFKIDPHVLDDDSTDIVSYLIRHTLLANQVVGDSQSDGVWINDTQLNDPVYYPLASKLYSLKLFTNKLRSISNEVADDEIAQTFTEKTMKLFFYMLANGGELIAESNNENYPTPNNYQTKLRYYAGIQVLKVAKVPNFNSFILPKDIMKLVNLVEDECLEVRRAFLDKLRHYIGNEYISIKFLPLVFFMAYEPDTQLKQDIKTWINFTINKTGFQKGTIFERALPRLIHCIANHPDVIEGIKESGDTFLNSITTAIDYLVFYFDSVASSRNICLLYYLAGRVKQYQDSTINEEADTNDGAQSSPKNIYIISELTQLILSELKNQRGWNLPVYPGKLNLPSDLYQPFPSMDEAQRNTFVSYLPDDQIDSLVANIKGKLSRLSHNSSTRKQITQKKKLTSEYQNSRPSSSNKPKRRKIKDNDADGDDSDTSDAYVPKLRNENANIRKSTRSRKTVNYVEDDENENGD, from the coding sequence ATGACCAAGAATCTCCCTAGACTGTCATTTAACAAGAATATAATCTCTTCTGTGAATGATACGCTATCATCAAATGAATTATTAGCCAGATTAGGAACCTTACATGACGAACTTTCATTATTTGAACAGGGGCAATTGGCCATTGATTCATTATCTCGCTATAAGTCAGATTTAATTAGTAAGAAACTTTTGAAGAGTAAAGATCCTGGTGTTCAAGCTTTTGTTGCATGCTGTTTGAGTGATCTTTTAAGACTATATGCACCCGATGCCCCATATACGGACGCCGAATTATGTGAAATATTCAAGTTATTTATCAATCAGTTCAAAATGTTATCTGATGCTGAAAATGGGTACTACGTACAGCAAACATACCTAATTACAAGGTTACTAGAGTTTAGGTCGATAGTGTTGGTTACTGATTTGTCTTCGTCTCCTAAACTCATTGAAGATATATTCGCGGTATTTTATGATAAAGAGCACAATTCTTTCCAGCCTAAGTTGACGAAAATCATTGGCTGCTTACTAGGTGAAATCCTCTCCGAGTGTGAATCAGTGCCAATGTCTGTTCTGAgaaatatttttaataaattctTAACGCATGATCTTGGCGATAAATTAAATCCTCTGAAGTCCACAATAAAGGATCCGGCATTCGAGTTTTCTTTGACTATTTGTCAGTCTTACTCGAACCGGCTTGGTCGTCATTTTACAAAGTTTTATTCAGAAATATTGTACGGTATTACAAACTCAGAGCAGAATAGAGAAACCGGCCAGTCGGGAGTTATTCAGTCCACGCTGGACGCAGGATTCAAGACTCTAACTAAATTACACAAATTGACCGCAAATATCTGGCAACATGTTCCGGAATTGTTAAGTTCAGTTGTGGGATTTGTGTACCAAGAATTATGCTCGGACAATATCCCGTTAAGAATCGGGGCAACTAGACTAGTTGCAAATATCCTAGCGATACCGTCCGAGGTAAATTTTGTGACACAATATAATGACACTTACAAGGCATGGTTGTTAAAAATTGCGGATATTAATAGTACTGTACGATCTGAATGGGTCAATGGTATACCAGACATTATTAATGCGCGGACCGATATCAGTGAGGATATTTGCAAAGGAATAATCAAGACTTTACTTGATGTGAATGAGACCGTTAGATTAAACACAGTTGAAATCTTTCAGGACATGCCAATAAAAAACTTTTGGAACTTCATTAAGGATGCTACAATTTATACGGAGCTCTTACAGTTGACCAGAGAGAAGAACAAAAACATTAGAGAAAATTGCATCAAAGTAGTAGCTAGAATTTATACCGAATCAGTTGACGAAATTGAAAGAAACCGTGAAAATGAAGAACTTTGGGAAGTTGTTGACAAAACACCTTGTGTCCTCTTCAATCTCTACTATATTAATGATCCGAACATTACTTTCCAAACGGACACTGTGATATTTGAGAAGCTCTTTCCGTTACAACCAAATGATGGATTAAGGGTTAAAAGGTTATTACTTCTGCTGAGTCATTTTGATCAAAAAGCGTTTTCATCATTCTTTGCGTACAATAAAAGACAGGTACAGATGAGTAACGTCTTGAATAAATTCATTGAACTTTGTGAGGTTATAAATTCGCCTGATTCAAACGAAGAAAGTAAACTGAAACTGAACAAGACAATTGACTGGTTTGTGGCCACACTACCCACCCAAATAGACTGCAAGGCTATCTTTGAGAAGTTTTTGGAATTGAATGATAAAAGAATACATCATTTGATAAAAACCTGTATTAAGCGCGATGTTAATTATTCAACGATGAAGAATTCAATGGTAGAACTAATCACAAGGCTAAAAGATGAGGAGctgtttaaaaaacgaAACGTTAAAATTGGCTCTTCCTTCACTAGAGATACATTTCAATCAGTTTTTAAGATTTTGATTTACAGAAGCGCACCTTTGATATATAATGTTTCAACTGTTCCGTTATTACTGGATAACAACAGGAATTCTACTACTCTGGACCTAAAGAGGAAGTTAGTAGAGCATATATCTGAAGTTAATCCTACTATTTTCAGGGACCAATTGGTTTCTTTAAAGGAAATAGTGAAAAGACTTGATGATACAGACATTTTGCCTGGAGAAACAATGACTGTAAGCGAAGCTCTAAAGACGATTTACAAAATCTCTATATCCCTTACAGATATAGTAGACATGGATGATGAATTCTTTATTACCAGATTGAAAGAATTGGCTGTTGATGGTACACCAGACGAGGCAAAGTATGCCTTGAAACTAATATCTTTGACGTCTAATAAGACGGAGATCTTAACCAGCATTAAAAAACAAATTTTGCCATTAGCAATTGAGGACTGTAAGAACTTCCCCTCGCATATACTCGTTTTGGCGGAGATATTTAAGATAGACCCTCATGTCCTTGATGATGACTCAACTGACATTGTAAGCTACTTAATCAGACACACTTTATTGGCAAACCAAGTTGTGGGAGACTCTCAATCAGATGGTGTATGGATCAATGATACACAGCTCAATGATCCAGTGTATTATCCTTTGGCATCTAAATTGTACTCGCTAAAGTTATTTACCAATAAACTAAGATCTATATCAAATGAGGTTGCGGATGATGAAATAGCGCAGACGTTTACTGAAAAAACCATGAAGCTCTTCTTCTATATGCTTGCTAATGGAGGGGAATTAATAGCTGAATCTAACAATGAAAACTACCCTACTCCAAATAATTATCAGACAAAGCTAAGATATTACGCAGGAATACAAGTCTTAAAAGTCGCAAAGGTTCCCAACTTTAATAGCTTCATTCTGCCAAAGGATATCATGAAATTGGTGAACTTGGTTGAAGATGAATGCCTAGAAGTACGAAGAGCGTTTTTGGATAAGCTTCGCCATTATATCGGTAATGAGTATATTTCCATCAAGTTCCTGCCTTTAGTGTTTTTTATGGCATATGAACCAGATACCCAACTGAAGCAGGATATCAAAACATGGATAAATTTCACCATTAACAAAACTGGGTTCCAGAAGGGTACCATTTTTGAAAGAGCTTTGCCAAGACTAATACATTGCATTGCAAACCACCCAGATGTTATTGAAGGGATAAAAGAATCCGGTGACACTTTCTTGAATAGTATAACGACTGCCATTGACTATTTAGTCTTCTACTTCGATTCCGTCGCCTCTTCGCGAAACATCTGCTTATTATACTATTTGGCAGGAAGAGTAAAGCAATACCAAGACAGTACTATAAACGAGGAAGCTGATACAAATGATGGAGCGCAATCTTCTCCCAAAAATATTTACATTATTTCTGAACTCACACAACTGATTTTATCAGAATTGAAGAATCAACGTGGTTGGAATTTACCTGTATACCCAGGCAAATTAAATCTTCCTTCTGACTTATACCAACCTTTTCCAAGCATGGATGAAGCCCAACGCAACACTTTTGTTAGCTATTTACCTGATGATCAAATTGATTCCTTGGTAGCGAATATTAAAGGCAAATTATCGCGTCTATCACATAACTCGTCTACTAGAAAACAAATCACccagaagaagaagcttACGAGTGAATACCAGAATTCTCGTCCTAGTTCTTCAAATAAACCGAAAAGACGTAAAATAAAGGATAATGATGCTGACGGCGATGATTCGGATACGTCTGACGCATATGTTCCCAAACTGAGAAACGAAAATGCAAATATCCGAAAAAGTACTAGGAGTAGGAAGACTGTAAACTATGTTGAAGACGATGAGAATGAAAATGGAGACTAA
- the RCO1 gene encoding Rco1p (Syntenic homolog of Ashbya gossypii AGL075C; Syntenic homolog of Saccharomyces cerevisiae YMR075W (RCO1)), with amino-acid sequence MIRSRPKRTVSSNIDYNLKRRKVIKEEDNASPGLKMNTPSAGEFEHENHDGHLETEEGLNKPVVKVQVGGEVVFNEPSISEPINGVTGAPLSALPNERVKKESLWNYKVSREIPVEMEQHYKQALVKDEDKFQEVSSLRSEVTPNDIHAEAREHTAALKRKYNLENRKRGKPDANTAPTVVSLSVKHKRIKAIKDKDSKLFGQNSTANHVHLPEIRGPRKDIENNDFCSACFQTGIFLCCDTCPKSFHFACLNPPLDPDNLPEGDWSCHECRFKQKNPNKTITAKNQRQFLSQHAKVAGVSLFGKLLFQLKSMNSQQFTLTQQIKDTFINVQTGPHGEYQDDNMKEPLTDRQLFNAPYRQSITKSDSYNPDTHFTGPDEQEFLKCYKCKTTKMGTWDHPETERTIMQCDYCSTPWHLDCLPVPRASRKNLGSKWKCPLHAIVPKEKRRLARHQNYISLPLGACNDGDIEIKLDTVPIVANVGKDMQNAWEAGKKYNVIPRVQEHNVKLEFLDKVYKAKQAQRFQEICQQSYFLDKLLYSLPNDEMKPWLYFSLPDTTRKLWDLKELCTVASTELIKEEVSYEEIKQLQLLKKLIESKPKKDVLTFFGLNK; translated from the coding sequence ATGATAAGGTCAAGGCCCAAACGTACGGTTTCAAGTAATATTGACTACAACCTTAAGAGGAGGAAGGTCATAAAAGAAGAGGATAATGCTTCACCAGGTCTAAAAATGAATACGCCTTCAGCTGGTGAATTCGAGCATGAAAACCATGATGGGCATTTGGAAACTGAAGAAGGACTGAATAAGCCAGTGGTGAAAGTACAAGTGGGTGGCGAAGTGGTTTTTAATGAGCCAAGCATTTCAGAGCCTATTAATGGTGTAACTGGAGCGCCACTGAGTGCTCTTCCGAACGAGAGGGTGAAGAAAGAATCCTTATGGAACTATAAGGTGAGTCGTGAAATACCTGTGGAAATGGAACAGCATTACAAGCAGGCCTTGGTTAAGGACGAGGATAAGTTTCAGGAAGTAAGTAGCCTCAGGTCAGAGGTAACTCCGAATGACATTCATGCGGAAGCAAGAGAACATACAGCTGCTCTTAAGAGGAAATATAACTTAGAAAATAGGAAAAGGGGCAAACCCGATGCTAATACAGCACCTACGGTGGTTTCTCTTTCTGTTAAGCATAAAAGAATTAAAGCTATCAAAGATAAGGATTCCAAGTTGTTTGGGCAGAATAGTACTGCAAACCACGTGCATTTACCTGAAATACGAGGACCGAGGAAGGATATAGAGAACAACGACTTTTGCTCCGCCTGCTTTCAAACTGGTATCTTCCTATGTTGTGATACATGCCCGAAGTCGTTTCATTTTGCATGCTTGAACCCACCGCTAGACCCCGACAATCTGCCAGAAGGTGATTGGTCATGTCATGAATGTAGATTTAAGCAAAAGAATCCAAATAAGACCATAACTGCAAAAAACCAGCGGCAGTTCCTTTCTCAGCATGCTAAAGTAGCAGGTGTATCGTTATTTGGCAAGCTACTGTTTCAATTAAAATCGATGAATTCCCAGCAATTTACGTTAACCCAACAGATAAAGGATACTTTTATAAATGTTCAAACAGGACCACATGGTGAATACCAAGATGATAATATGAAAGAACCGCTAACTGATAGACAGCTTTTTAATGCACCTTACCGACAATCGATTACTAAATCCGATTCGTATAACCCGGATACACACTTCACAGGCCCAGACGAGCAAGAGTTTTTAAAATGTTACAAATGTAAAACAACTAAAATGGGGACTTGGGATCACCCGGAGACAGAACGTACAATAATGCAATGTGATTACTGTAGTACACCATGGCATTTGGACTGCCTGCCAGTCCCCAGGGCATCTCGCAAGAACTTGGGTTCCAAATGGAAGTGTCCTTTGCACGCAATTGTGCCAAAAGAGAAGAGAAGGCTTGCAAGACATCAAAATTATATATCGCTTCCTCTAGGTGCCTGTAATGATGGGGATATTGAAATTAAACTTGACACCGTCCCAATTGTAGCGAATGTAGGCAAAGATATGCAAAATGCCTGGGAGGCAGGTAAGAAATACAACGTTATACCTAGGGTTCAAGAACATAATGTGAAATTAGAATTTCTGGACAAGGTTTATAAGGCTAAACAAGCTCAGCGTTTTCAGGAGATATGTCAGCAATCTTATTTTCTAGATAAGTTGTTGTACTCACTTCCAAACGATGAGATGAAACCTTGGTTGTACTTTTCACTTCCTGATACAACAAGGAAGTTGTGGGATTTAAAGGAGCTCTGCACTGTCGCGAGTACTGAATTGATAAAGGAAGAGGTATCATACGAGGAAATAAAACAATTACAGCTACTAAAAAAGTTGATCGAATCAAAACCGAAAAAGGATGTGCTTACATTCTTTGGATTGAATAAATAG
- a CDS encoding uncharacterized protein (Syntenic homolog of Ashbya gossypii AGL077W; Syntenic homolog of Saccharomyces cerevisiae YHL008C), whose translation MADDSHYTTPHEAALAIVATAMKKSRLSLDTLLVNSTVGGILFSAGSMLFLAGHAGNLSLIESNPGLLDFLGAVTFVIGLFFVVMNGADLFNSNILFFSVALLRNAVSIYDLIVSWVLSWACNLIGTLFVCYVICHLSGVSSSADWVTASRLIVDQKAAHSFIETFIRGIAGNFFVSLAVYLQLMAKPPHVKLIIMVLPIFTFVAMGFTHVVADMYLIMMGMINGANLSVGRYIWALLLPSTLGNIVGGFIFSAIVPFYLHIIVVERDRKRLYLPEYAVRDEQTDVNVDSRVVRINSDEGRREGSDGSEKSSSTVSQSSGMFEAKSQISLPLHLASGISTLSEIRLRGTRSEDRSHAALPIRGIKTPLASEVNLHNAQNTSDKEMSKHSVNSDPYMGTSSIASLASLSQNSAYKVPTTLHNDTHENTTNYDPLVQMPMQYHPGHSIDTNVTLKLQRSPSTSEKNLGHKLQKTISSLTSPGKIQSTDDRSSLPLSNQECYKFVPGSTPNVGRGNIVRSRSFGQFIKAVSKPFKAPASHDIHEIYRRLSEAGITSTAARASDNIAGVDNYEGVKLPQRDMLFKRNLMKRLSYPDAAALRNDKL comes from the coding sequence ATGGCTGATGATTCGCACTATACTACGCCGCACGAAGCGGCTTTAGCTATTGTTGCAACTGCTATGAAGAAGTCTAGATTAAGTTTGGACACGCTACTTGTTAATTCCACTGTCGGCGGCATATTATTCAGCGCTGGAAGTATGCTGTTTTTAGCTGGGCATGCAGGGAATTTAAGCTTGATAGAATCGAATCCCGGATTATTGGACTTTTTAGGAGCTGTAACGTTTGTTATTggtttattttttgttGTTATGAACGGTGCAGATTTGTTTAACTCCAATATCCTGTTCTTCAGTGTAGCATTATTACGGAATGCAGTTTCGATATATGATCTAATAGTGTCTTGGGTACTAAGTTGGGCCTGTAACTTAATTGGGACGCTTTTCGTATGCTATGTGATTTGCCACTTGTCAGGTGTCTCTTCAAGTGCTGATTGGGTTACAGCATCACGTCTGATCGTTGACCAAAAAGCCGCGCATTCATTTATCGAAACATTTATTCGAGGGATAGCAGGGAatttttttgtttcatTGGCAGTTTATCTGCAATTAATGGCGAAACCACCGCATGTGAAGTTGATTATTATGGTCCTTCCTATATTTACTTTCGTTGCCATGGGATTTACACATGTGGTGGCTGACATGTATCTTATAATGATGGGGATGATAAATGGGGCCAACTTATCTGTTGGTAGATATATCTGGGCTTTATTATTGCCAAGCACTCTTGGAAATATTGTAGGAGGGTTTATATTCAGTGCGATAGTCCCATTTTATTTGCATATTATCGTTGTAGAAAGAGACAGAAAGAGGCTTTATCTTCCTGAATATGCTGTACGGGACGAACAGACAGACGTAAATGTTGACTCTAGGGTCGTCCGGATAAACAGCGACGAAGGGCGTAGAGAAGGATCGGATGGGAGTGAAAAATCGTCATCTACTGTCTCCCAAAGTTCCGGCATGTTTGAAGCTAAAAGTCAAATATCTTTGCCTTTGCATTTGGCTTCTGGAATATCTACCCTATCTGAAATACGTCTACGCGGGACGAGAAGCGAAGATAGGTCACATGCTGCCTTGCCTATTCGCGGAATAAAGACTCCATTGGCAAGCGAAGTAAACCTTCACAACGCGCAGAATACAAGTGATAAAGAGATGAGTAAGCATTCTGTAAATTCAGATCCATACATGGGAACTTCATCCATTGCAAGTTTAGCATCTCTATCTCAGAACTCTGCTTATAAAGTTCCTACCACGTTGCATAATGATACTCATGAAAACACTACCAATTATGATCCATTGGTACAAATGCCCATGCAATACCATCCCGGCCATTCAATTGATACTAATGTCACATTAAAACTGCAGCGTTCTCCATCTACTTCAGAAAAAAACCTTGGCCACAAACTCCAAAAAACTATCTCCAGTCTAACCTCTCCAGGTAAAATTCAAAGCACCGATGATCGTTCGTCGCTGCCTTTATCTAACCAAGAATGTTACAAGTTCGTGCCAGGGTCCACTCCTAATGTAGGACGCGGCAACATTGTTCGAAGTCGATCATTTGGGCAATTCATCAAAGCTGTAAGCAAACCATTCAAAGCACCTGCATCACACGATATTCATGAGATATACAGAAGATTATCTGAAGCAGGGATAACATCAACTGCTGCAAGAGCATCTGACAATATTGCTGGTGTCGACAATTACGAAGGTGTAAAACTACCGCAGAGAGATATGCTATTTAAGCGTAACCTCATGAAGAGACTTTCATATCCAGATGCAGCAGCATTACGAAATGATAAACTATGA